The following nucleotide sequence is from Larus michahellis chromosome 10, bLarMic1.1, whole genome shotgun sequence.
TTTGCATTTTAAGACATACTGACTGTAGAAGGCTACAGCAAACATCCTTTTTCAAGGCTCAATGCATTTCATCATACAAActtcttcccctcttttctttaATGCCTTTTTAGGCATTAAATGGGAAGACTATCTTGGACAGTCAATTAAATTGAGATATTAGTGAAAAAACAGTAAAGGGCACTTTGTTATTTTACAACAAGCTCTGACTACTTATTAAAATGTTGTTTTTGTTAACTAATTTTGAAAAGCCACTAGGACAACAGCCTAGTATTTTGTGTTGTAAAGGAAGAACATGAGTGCGTTAGCCTTGTTACAGGTTTGCAAGCACATGCGTGCACCACCATGCCCAATGTCACAAGCTGTTACGCTGTTTTGGTCCCTTCCCAAGCGTAACTAGACATGGCCTTAGTCGAGGTTCTAGAAAACCCTGTGACACTCTAAGCAATCAGAGTAGAACAGATACATGGCATACTGTTTGGTATCTCCAGAAAAGTCACTGTAACCAATAGAGGCATGCTTGCATGACCTGCCGTACTGATGCAATACGTACACCACAATGAAGGCTGTTATCGCTCTGGCTCTGAATAAGACCAGATGCCTTGCCTGACAACTTGTAGCGAACCACACACTGACAGAAGAGCACAATCTTCACATCAGCTCCGCAACATGCATGTAAATAATGCCATGAGCAAACAAAGAAGCGTTGTCACAGTACGAGGAGAGGCAATTTCACAAGACTAGCACTCTCTAGGAAATGGACACCAGAAGTGAGCAAAGCAAGGGGCAAGTCCTCAGGGACATGGGCTAGAGAACCTTTTGGGGTAACAGAGAaaggtgggggggtggaaaaaggaagaagaggaggagagatgtTAAGGatgcagtgaaaaaaaccccaaacaattgcAGAGCGAAGGTGTAACGCTAGTTGAAGACTTggaataatgatttttttaatttatttctttttttaattaaggtaACATAGTGCAGATTGTTCTACTAAAGACAGCTGGAGCAAAGGATTTGGTTGATCAGATAGTAGGGGCATATCTCTACAGCGAGAAGAGCAAAATAAAGCTATTAAGAACAGTAGAGTAGTGATTCAGTATAATGAAGATTGAGAAGCACTAGACTATGGACTGCCTTCAGAAGTCTGAGCAAACACCCATGGTGTTTGGTACGTGGTACTTGTTcaatgaggaaagggaaagaaggggaattTCTATCTCTACAGCTTGGATAAAAGCCAGCATTATCATTTGACGCAGTTTACCTTCACAGGCACTCAATTTTTGAGTCTTTTTGAGAATGGCTCTTATGCCTGGCATGGCTTGGTCATATTGATGAAGAACTTCCAAACAGTGTTCGTGAAACAGTTTATCTTTCTGAGATAGGCTGTGTAAGAGTAAAACAGCGTCCCGTAAAAACTGAATAATTCGTTCCTTATATGCACACAAGCTGTTCTCAGATCTTCTAATCTTCATCCACTGTCTATGTAACATTATAATTAGTGCCTTAACCAcctgcaagagggaaaaaaagtgccTCAATACACAGAACTATAGTAGCGGAAAACTTATTTTATTATGAACTTTATTGATTAATCTCTTCAAACTTcaaaatttcagaatattttctatcAAGCAAAAGCAAGCTTCCTAGAAGATGGTATCCTTGAAGTGCAGTACACTTCTGTTTCACTGTAGctaaaaaaagggcaaaaagataTTTCAGCACTGAGTAGTACCTTTAAGTTCTCAGTAGATTAAACTCAAGCCACTGTAGTGACGTACCTCGAGATTACATTGGCAGTCTGAACCGGGTAATAAAACCACCGGACTGGAACACCGCATGCACCTTGTCAGGAGTCTAACTGTCTATTACAAAAACATGCAGATTGCATTATAATCAGTACTAGGGTTCTGCAGAATTATCAAACAATTAAGCTGCAAATAAAGGGGAGGTAGAAATGATATTTCATTACTAGTTTCAAGCactcttggtttttttccttaacagttGATCTTTTTTTACCCCAAAAAAATTGTTACAGCTTTTTCCCTGTAAAACTTTACAGATGTAGAATTTGCCTTGCACAGAAACCTTTTCAACTTTCTGATGAGAAAGGTTAACGAGGTGCAGTGGGCCTTAATTCACCGCATACAAGTAACATGTTTACACTTAATATAACGATGTAGGTATGGGGATAATGAAAATGGTTTGAAGTTCTTTCAAATGAGAGCAGAAGTGGAGCAAAATGGTAGAACCTCAAACAAGTCACCACTATCAGTACAAACAATACCAATTAAATTCAAAAGCTATTCTTTCTATTTATAATCATGACTATGATACAGCAAGCTAGTATTTCCACTGCACACAATGAATATAATCCTAAATTGCTACAGGCTGCCTTTTATATGTAATAACTCATAAGATGCAGTTCAGAAGTAAGTAATACAATCAAAATGAAGCATAGATCTCACTTCCTTTTACTCCATTGATCTAAAAGCAAAGTAAAGCTTAGTGTTGAACATTTACAGCCATCCTACgatctttcttgctttttcagtGATTTAACTATGACTATTATGACTGATGTTATCTTTAAGAATAGATACTGATTCTGTTTCAAGCAGGTACTCTTAAAAATCAATGTGATCGCCTTCTGCCAGTCAATACTTCCAGTGTTCTATTTCAGCTGGAGAAAGAATTTGGTTTTGGACCATTTGTGCATTGCCCTGCTCCTCCCACTCCCCCATgtggaaacagcaggaaaaagcacATGAACAAACAGCTGCGGTTACCTCTTGTTCCAGCTGAAGCCAAAGCATTTCAGATGCTGATTTATCTGGTCTTGATGTAATATACATGTACAGTGCAAGAAGGAGGCAGGTGTCTGAAACAGAGAGAACTTTGTTCTTTTCCCAACTAGTCAATTGCATatgacaaaaattaattttgtcacacaagaaaacatttcagagcatACGTACAGTGCTGTCCTGGGACTCATGATACAGGCTCAACTTCTCACTTTACTTCAGACATCTTAAGCAGTGCTGAAGAAACTAGTATCCCTAAActttatatatgtgtttgtggTAATACCATCCCACTTTGTTCATAAGGAATTGGGCAAAGACTATTTATCATGTAGCATACTGGAATCCCTAAACTCTACAATGTGCAGAGAAATTAAACTTCCAAACCCTTTTTTCCTCATCAGCCCTTAATATAATAGACATTAATCTGGAAAGTAGATTTAAAAATCCACATGGGTATCAAAAGTACTGTATGTAGACAGGTACCACAAGATGAAATACTCTTCAAGCAATAACTGAAACACTGCACTAGAAAACAACTTTTCAGGTAACATAGCAGGCTTTTTGCCTTTTGGGGTTTTAACACCTCGGAGCAAGGCCTGTTTCCATTACTTTTAGTCATGCTAACTAACATTCAACTGATAACAAGTCTCTGTGTTATGCAGTCTTTTACCTGAATGAGAACAAAGTTGAGCAACCAACATGTGGTGTTGAGCAATAATAGACAACAGTCTGACAGTCAAAAGGACAGCAGGCAAAGGGGTCTCCGGACACAGGCAACCGAGCAGGATCTGGCTACTCAGTAAGTGCtgaaaacttcaaaagaaaactcagatttagaaatggaaaaggcaCTGACAAGCTGAAAATACACTTATTTCTTGTACACAGCATCGTAATTTGTGCCTTTTTAGCCATTCAGAACATACCTGATCTCAACTTAGGTGTCATAAATACAAAGTATACTAAAAAACATACTCTGTTACATCTGGCAGTCAGTCTGCAGTTCATACTATGGTTGTGTATATTACACCATTAGCAGATGAAATGTCTCACTTTTCAGAGCGGCATTTTACCTACCAGAGTGAGACACTGTGCTTCCATTCCTTATGCATCTCACAGCaatctcaaaaaacccaaaatgatcTCACAGATATTCTGATCAACTGCATGTGGCCTTAAAAAATTTCCTCACTTTCAAGGGACCGTGATGCAATGAGGCAACAGCATCTGCTTCGTATAGACTTCATAAGCAAATCTTGTGACCGATCGGGGGTGACTACCACATGCATTAGCAGCAAAGGCAGTAGCGAGATCCTCAACTGCTTCTCAAGTGACATCTGAGAAATGTGATATTCCCCCATACATGTCAAAACTTAGATTGTCATGTGCACAAAGTATGCTAAACAACagattctgaaataattttaaagctatTACGGACTTACTTCATTAGCAAGTCCATTGTTGAATTTTCAGCTAATTTCACCAAAACTTTTAGGCTTTGGTTCAGTATACTATCAGTCTGGGACCCTCTTGCAGCAGAAAAAGCTAAAACCTGAAGCagctttttaaacaaagaatgtTGAGCTCGATTGTTGTTGGGAGCATCCTGTGGCGCTACAGGCAGCCCTCCTTGCGTCCTGGTATCTTCTTTGTTATTGCACTGATTATCACACAACACATTTTTGTCCATCTTGGTAACCTGttcatctccagcagcagaacTTTTTTCCACTTCAGTAGACAGCAACGTGTGGACAACATCCCAGCTATAAAATGCTAAATAATAAAGAATACCCAGTGATATAACTGTAGTTTCTTCAAGAGACAACCTGAAGTCCTCCTTACTTGTCACCATATTTGTGTTGGTTCTGGAAGAAACATCTGGATGGTTTCCATAAGAACCATTTACTGACTTGTCTGCCAATTGTACCGCTTGACAGTATGCACCAATATGGTGTTCTACCAAGGGCAGGAGATGCACAGCGCCTCGGATCTTGCAGGGTGTGAGGTGCAAGAACTCTCTCCGGCTTTCTGTTGGGCTTCCTTCGGATAATCCTTCGTCCATAGCAATCAAGTTCAAGCCTGTTATTGCAAGTTTTTGAGCTTCTCTCAGGGATACGAGAGGAGCAGTTTCTTCTTGAGCTGTCCTGCTGCTGGGTAGTTGTGTGGACTTCCTatccaaataaaatgaaaagaaaggaaatacttcagaagaaaaggcagagaacgTAAATGAGATTTGAGTTATGCCTATTCTGAATCAAATAATAGAAAGGCTGGAGCAATAAGAGATGTCTGttcccaaaataaaatataaattggggggaaaaaaaaaaatcctactccTCAATAGCTGCATGGGAAGAGCAATTTCAAAGCATTCCTAGGTCTTATGAAAGTAGTCAGAGCTTACAGCTGAATAACTTCAGGAGCTCACTATAAGCCATTCTCTGAAACTACATTTCAAACATTGGCTTTCCAATTTCATGCTTTTGATAACCTATCATACATTCTTATCTTCCCCTAATGTTACTTGGTAGCTTCTGGGAAGAACAAGTATCCGTACATTACTGATGTGTAGTATGTAGGGGCCTTTAAAGGAATACAACAAGTTATTTTCTTGGCCAGAGATGATAGAGAGAGAGTTCAGCTATTAACTAGTCAAACTGCAGCTACAAAGGCCAAACATACCACCTGTACTTGCATAAATAGCAAGGGCAATGAGACACGAGCCTTGCTGTGAACCCACAAAACACAAGACGTACTAATAAAATAACATATCAGAAAATCAAAGGTATTTCAGGAGCTACAGTCTAATTCTCTAAAGTGAAAACCTATTATAATTTATATACAGTATTCATATTCATAATTCTTTACCAGTCACTATAAATGTATCTTGGAAAATTGCACATAAATTGTACATTACAAATTGAACATAGTTTAGGCTTTGAAGATATAAAGCCTACTGTTCACATTGTCAACATGATCACATTTTCACATGATCGCTTTTTCAACGTTTTCTTCCCACTTAAGTCGTGATCATGTTTATATGCTTCCCTCATTGCAATCCAAGTTTTATGACCTTACGTCCTGTGGTTAACAACAGAAGCTGCTAAGAGTCGCTCCTAGGTGTTACTAAACAtgtttctctgccttcccctAATATAGAAATAACCTAGCTTATCTCTTATTGTTGTTCCACTGTTTAGTATCTATGATAATCAAAGACTAAGAAGCAAAGATGCAGGACGACATTCCAAATTTTGCATTAAATGGCCTAAGCAAAACAACATTTACCACAAGGAATGAGCTATCCTACATGAATTTCTTAGTGTAGAGAATGCCACTATACTAAGAACCCATCAGATacagtttaacaaaacaaaaaaaaaaaaaaaatagaacttacGTATCCAAATAGTTAGGCTGCAAAGTAGCTCCAGGCAGAGGCTCAGAGTTACTGCTAAGAAGATGGCAAAGTCCTAGTAATGACCCAGGGACAATGGGCTGCTTCATGAGTGCATTTAGTAAGATAGAACCTGAAAGGATAGATACATAATTGTCTTTGGAGGAGCTTTACTATCAACTGCAACATCAACAACAAATTAATACTTCAAAAGATTAGCCTTATTTATTGTGCCCTCAAcctcaaaaaaaatgttttcattaccAATCTTTCTCTAAAAGAGAATGactttcagaaaaatgaatttaagacATGATTTAAATACTAACCAAACTATATTTAGAGATATTTTAATTACAATCCTATATTAGGAAAATAGCTCGAGCCAAATGATTGTATATCCCAACTATCCTGATGACCTGCCCTCCATGTTCCAGTCCCAACGTTAAAATTATGTGATGCAGCTCTGCTCTGAACTGGAAATAAAGCAGTACCCTGAAGACTTCCTGGTGCTGACTGTTGTAAATGTTGCTTTATCATTTTTAccttcattttaacaaaaaaaagtacattttcctgtttttatatCATTTCACAATAAAAAGCATAACATACTAATAATGAAAGAACGAGCCTTGTAATAAAATGCCTCTTGATCCATATCCTTCCATAAAGCAAAACCCAGGCAAACTCTTTTCTTAAATAGAATTAACAACATGAGGATGTTGTTAGGATAGAAGATAGTAATATAACCTGAAATGTTTTACTGCAAAATCACAATATTCAAAGCAAAAAGCTGAACGCCGCTATTCTGCGTGGCGACATTTTATGCAGCAGGCTCCTCAGCATGACACCGCTTAGTAAAGGCATCTGCGCTCTTCCTCAGAAACGCTCGCTATTTCTGTATTAACAGAATTAAGTTACCTTGTGCATTTCGTTTAGGTACAGAGTTGTAGAAACCATTTTTCCCCATTGCTTCATGCTTCACAGATAAAACTTCAGGATGGGTTATCTTACTGTCTAAAACAAACAGGAATTATGAACGTAATATGAAAACTACATTGCTTATGTATCTGTACCTATCCTCCACGCACATTCATTTAGCCATAGCTGTTATATAGTGAGTAAACAGACAGTAGGCCAGAAAATATATCTGTCTTGTATAACTCAGATATGTCAAACAACAGTTAAGACCTACGATGCAAGTAGAATCGCGCCTCAAAATAGATTAGAAAAGCGAATAAAATTTCACCTTACTGTCAaatatttcacagatttttcaggGCTACCGCTCTccacttttcttttagaaataagtAACACCTTAAGTCAAATTCCCACTACTAGCAGAGATTTACGTGACTATGTTAGttaaaaatcaacataaaaatcttaacaaaaataaacagaaactgaATATTTCATAGTCTTTCAGTCATCTATATATGTCACAATTACTAGCCAAACTGAAGCCAAAAGCTTTGCAGGGTTCAGAAGAGAAATAATCGAGTGTGTTTTTCAAACAAACAGGCATATTGAGTGTTGTTACCATAATGAACAGTCAGGAGGCTGAAAAAATAGCAATACTAATGCTTTAAGgctactgtatttttcttttggatggAGTTCATACTGCCCATGCAGTTTCAGATTGAATACTGTAACTGACAGTAACATCGCAGCTTTTTCATGACTCTTCCTGAAAGGATTAGTTGATGATACACACATTTCTTCCATTTATTATTTCCTATTGGAAACATGGCAGTCAGCTACTACAACACAACACCATTTTTGTTCCGTATTATAGCAATCTTCAAATACATGCATATATTCATTTCCTAAGACTTACTCAATGAATTTCAAGACACAATTTAGTGATATTTACTGCCCTatacagaagagaagaaatgagTATGCTGTTGCAGTTGCTTCTTTCGATACAGCTAAATATGTACGCTTTAAAATACAATCCCCCAAAAGGCCAGCTTTAAAGCCAAAACCACGAGAATACAAAAAATGCATTAGCTGACTAGCAGACCAATTCAAGAAATAGGCAAATTATTTCCTGTTCCTCTTTATTCAATAGTAAGGCAGATTAACAATTTGA
It contains:
- the ATRIP gene encoding ATR-interacting protein isoform X1, with the translated sequence MAAQPSPGSRKRSGPALGGAGWAGAAPPAALENGFPPHKRPKSGGAAGPWPGCDPGDPFGDSDDFTADDLEEIEILASQALSQERAGGLPEQAWGGLGAGGGERRAAAGPARGRAPVAGREAKGSSTEDSLMRDAFQFEVLQTQHEEIKQKLKEMQDEILTKNGEIKILRDSMQQMEYAMEEQKRSYMLLEQQKCQTLSEKEKEFSKKLLSLQSELQFKDAEMNELRTRLQNCERNKHVAQMVLTPSPKKNFAVQVKSEGCSPQPGRRSFPTKESFSAEMCSRPSCSPGNLIASTASIKEDSKITHPEVLSVKHEAMGKNGFYNSVPKRNAQGSILLNALMKQPIVPGSLLGLCHLLSSNSEPLPGATLQPNYLDTKSTQLPSSRTAQEETAPLVSLREAQKLAITGLNLIAMDEGLSEGSPTESRREFLHLTPCKIRGAVHLLPLVEHHIGAYCQAVQLADKSVNGSYGNHPDVSSRTNTNMVTSKEDFRLSLEETTVISLGILYYLAFYSWDVVHTLLSTEVEKSSAAGDEQVTKMDKNVLCDNQCNNKEDTRTQGGLPVAPQDAPNNNRAQHSLFKKLLQVLAFSAARGSQTDSILNQSLKVLVKLAENSTMDLLMNFQHLLSSQILLGCLCPETPLPAVLLTVRLLSIIAQHHMLVAQLCSHSDTCLLLALYMYITSRPDKSASEMLWLQLEQETVRLLTRCMRCSSPVVLLPGSDCQCNLEVVKALIIMLHRQWMKIRRSENSLCAYKERIIQFLRDAVLLLHSLSQKDKLFHEHCLEVLHQYDQAMPGIRAILKKTQKLSACEELILDELYPPEPEAEDQGMDSS
- the ATRIP gene encoding ATR-interacting protein isoform X2; amino-acid sequence: MAAQPSPGSRKRSGPALGGAGWAGAAPPAALENGFPPHKRPKSGGAAGPWPGCDPGDPFGDSDDFTADDLEEIEILASQALSQERAGGLPEQAWGGLGAGGGERRAAAGPARGRAPVAGREAKGSSTEDSLMRDAFQFEVLQTQHEEIKQKLLSLQSELQFKDAEMNELRTRLQNCERNKHVAQMVLTPSPKKNFAVQVKSEGCSPQPGRRSFPTKESFSAEMCSRPSCSPGNLIASTASIKEDSKITHPEVLSVKHEAMGKNGFYNSVPKRNAQGSILLNALMKQPIVPGSLLGLCHLLSSNSEPLPGATLQPNYLDTKSTQLPSSRTAQEETAPLVSLREAQKLAITGLNLIAMDEGLSEGSPTESRREFLHLTPCKIRGAVHLLPLVEHHIGAYCQAVQLADKSVNGSYGNHPDVSSRTNTNMVTSKEDFRLSLEETTVISLGILYYLAFYSWDVVHTLLSTEVEKSSAAGDEQVTKMDKNVLCDNQCNNKEDTRTQGGLPVAPQDAPNNNRAQHSLFKKLLQVLAFSAARGSQTDSILNQSLKVLVKLAENSTMDLLMNFQHLLSSQILLGCLCPETPLPAVLLTVRLLSIIAQHHMLVAQLCSHSDTCLLLALYMYITSRPDKSASEMLWLQLEQETVRLLTRCMRCSSPVVLLPGSDCQCNLEVVKALIIMLHRQWMKIRRSENSLCAYKERIIQFLRDAVLLLHSLSQKDKLFHEHCLEVLHQYDQAMPGIRAILKKTQKLSACEELILDELYPPEPEAEDQGMDSS